In Deferribacter desulfuricans SSM1, the following are encoded in one genomic region:
- the lexA gene encoding transcriptional repressor LexA: MLTKKQEQMLNFLISFKNRYGYYPTIREICTHLKLSSTASAKKMLDRLEEKGVIRRGHGKARLIEIVNHTHKKGIPVLGKVAAGYPILSEENILTYINLEKFLDTDKYFFLKVTGDSMIEKKIFDEDLVLVELTKELKNGDIGVFRLNGEVTVKTYYYNRNSIILKPENPFYENIIVEETDDFEIIGKVVFIMRNI; encoded by the coding sequence ATGCTTACGAAAAAACAAGAACAAATGCTCAATTTTCTTATAAGTTTTAAAAACAGATACGGTTATTACCCAACCATAAGAGAAATTTGTACACATTTAAAACTATCATCCACCGCATCAGCAAAAAAAATGCTCGATAGGCTGGAAGAAAAAGGGGTAATAAGAAGAGGGCATGGAAAGGCAAGATTAATAGAAATAGTCAATCACACCCACAAAAAAGGTATCCCTGTTTTAGGAAAAGTTGCAGCAGGATATCCAATTCTTTCTGAAGAAAATATTCTTACTTACATCAACTTAGAAAAATTTTTAGACACAGATAAATATTTCTTTTTAAAAGTTACAGGCGACAGTATGATCGAAAAGAAAATTTTTGACGAAGATTTAGTCTTAGTAGAACTCACCAAAGAGCTTAAAAATGGTGATATCGGCGTTTTTAGATTAAATGGAGAAGTAACAGTTAAAACTTATTATTATAATAGAAACTCAATCATACTGAAACCTGAAAACCCTTTTTATGAAAATATAATAGTGGAAGAGACCGACGATTTCGAAATAATTGGTAAAGTAGTTTTTATAATGCGAAATATTTAA